In Nasonia vitripennis strain AsymCx chromosome 2, Nvit_psr_1.1, whole genome shotgun sequence, a genomic segment contains:
- the LOC100118571 gene encoding serine/threonine-protein phosphatase 2A catalytic subunit alpha isoform produces MEEKASLKELDQWIEQLNDCKQLTESQVKTLCDKAKEILAKESNVQEVKSPVTVCGDVHGQFHDLMELFRIGGKSPDTNYLFMGDYVDRGYYSVETVTLLVALKVRYRERITILRGNHESRQITQVYGFYDECLRKYGNANVWKFFTDLFDYLPLTALVDGQIFCLHGGLSPSIDTLDHIRALDRLQEVPHEGPMCDLLWSDPDDRGGWGISPRGAGYTFGQDISETFNHSNGLTLVSRAHQLVMEGYNWCHDRNVVTIFSAPNYCYRCGNQAAIMELDDALKYSFLQFDPAPRRGEPHVTRRTPDYFL; encoded by the exons ATGGAGGAGAAGGCGTCCCTCAAGGAACTCGACCAATGGATAGAACAATTGAATGATTGCAAACAACTGACAGAGAGTCAAGTCAAGACCCTCTGCGACAAG GCAAAGGAAATTCTAGCCAAGGAGTCAAATGTACAGGAGGTGAAATCTCCCGTAACGGTGTGTGGAGATGTTCATGGACAGTTCCATGATCTCATGGAACTATTTCGAATAGGTGGAAAATCTCCAGATACAAACTACTTGTTTATGGGTGACTATGTCGATCGTGGTTACTATTCTGTTGAGACTGTAACACTTCTTGTAGCTTTAAAA GTTAGATACAGGGAAAGAATAACCATCTTGAGAGGTAATCATGAGTCCAGACAAATTACACAAGTCTATGGATTTTATGACGAGTGTCTTCGTAAATACGGCAATGCCAATGTTTGGAAATTTTTCACCGATCTGTTTGACTACCTGCCTCTCACTGCACTTGTAGATGGTCAGATCTTCTGTTTGCACGGAGGACTTTCTCCTTCCATTGATACATTAGATCATATTCGTGCATTAGATCGTTTGCAGGAGGTACCACATGAA GGTCCCATGTGCGATCTTCTATGGTCAGATCCTGATGACAGGGGAGGGTGGGGCATTTCTCCTAGAGGAGCTGGCTACACTTTCGGCCAAGATATTTCAGAAACGTTCAATCATTCAAATGGTCTTACACTTGTATCAAGAGCTCATCAGCTGGTCATGGAAGGCTATAATTG gTGTCACGATCGCAATGTCGTGACTATATTCTCAGCCCCAAATTACTGTTACCGCTGTGGTAATCAAGCTGCAATCATGGAACTAGATGATgct